GTGACCGGGTCCGGCTTCCTCGACGAGCTGGTCGCCGAGCTGCCCGCGGGTCCGGCCGCCGTCGTCACCGCGCTGGCGGAGGTCCCGGTGCGGGCCATGCCCGGTGGGGGCCGGTTCGCGGGTGCGCGGCTGCTCGTCGAGGGTGCGGTGATGCAGCGCCGGGCCGAGGCCCCGCACGCCCGGCCCGGGCGCTCCGGGCTGCGGGAGCGGCACGACGCCGGAGCGGCCCTCGTCGCCGCCGACCGCCCGCACGACGCCGTGCCGGTGCTGGAAGAGGTCGTCGCCGAGGCCGTCCACGACCTCGGCGCCACCGATCCGGACACGCTCGTCGCCGAGGGCAATCTGGCCGTCGCCTACCTCGCGGCCGGGCGGCCCGGGTCCGGCATCCCGCTGCTGGTCGACACGCTCGACGACCGGGAGCGCACGCTCGGGGCCGACCACCCGCTCGCCCTGACCGCGCGGGACGTGCTCGCCGCGGTGCACCGGACCGCGGACCGGCCCGCCGAAGCACTGGCGCACTACCTGCTGGTGGTGGCCCACCGCACCCGGGTGCTCGGCGCGGCCCATCCCGACACGCTCACCTCCCGGCTGGGGGCGGGCCTGAGCCACGCCGACGACGGCGACACCCGCGCGGCGCTGGTCGTGCTCGGATCGGCGCTGCGCGACGCGCAGGAGACCTGGGGTCCGGGGCACCGCACGACGGTCGCGATCCGCGCCGCGCTCGCGCACTGCCTCGACGCGGCCGGGCGCCCGGTCGAGGCCCGCACGGAGTACGACCGGGCCGCCCGCGACGCCGCGGACGGCCTGGGTCCGGCCCACCCCGACACCGCGGCCCTGCGGGAGATGCTGGCCCCGCGCTGACGCGTCGGCCTAGCGGGCCGGCCGCAGGTCCAGCAGCCGGGGGCGCACGTCGTCGAGGGCGACGCGGACGGCGCCGAGCAGCACCCCGCGGTCGGCGAGGGTGGACGCGGCGAGCCGGACCGGCCGGGCCGCCACGCGGGCGACCTCCCGCCGCAGCGGGGCCAGCAGCACCTCGCCCGCGGCGGCCACGGCGCCGCCCACCACGAGCAGCTCGGGATCGAGCAGGGTCGCGAGCACGGCCAGGGCCCGGGCGATCCGCCGCGCCACGGCGTCGAGGACCGCGCGCGCGGCCGGATCACCGGCCCCCGCCGCGGCGACGACCTGCTCGGCCCGCACCGTCCGGCCGAGCTCGGCCGAGCCCCAGCGGCGCACGAGGTTGCCGATCGCGGCGGTGCCGCCGACGCCGTCGACGAGGTCGAGGAAGCCCATCTCGCCGACGCCCCCGCGGTGCCCGCGCACGACCCGCCCGCCCAGGCAGACCCCGGCGCCGAGGCGCTCCCCGGCGAGCACCAGCACCACGTCGTCGACGCCGTGGGCGACGCCGCGCCAGCGCTCCGCGGCCACGGCGAGGTTGGCGTCGTTCTCGACCACCGCCTCCGGGACGACGGGGGCGAGCGCGGTGCGCAGGTCGAGCGCGGCGAGCCCGGGGAGGTAGTCCTCGTCGGCGGACGCGCGCCCGCAGGCGTCGACCGGGGCCGGGACCCCGAGCACCGCGCCGAGCAGCTGCTCCGGGGCGGCGCCCGCGGCGTCGAGGGCGCGCCGGCAGGTCCCGCGGGTCAGGGCGAGCCGGTCGGCGGCCGGGACGTGCTCGTGGGCGAACACCGCGGCGGCCTCGCCAGCGACGGCGCCGCCGAGGTCGGCGACCGCCGCCCGCACCGACGTCGCGCCCATGTCGACGGCGAGCACGAAGCCCGCGCCGGGGCGGGGCGCGTAGATCCGGGCGGGGCGGCCGGGGCGGGCGGTACCGGGCCGCGGGGGTTCCACGAGCCAGCCGCGCTCGATCAGGTCGTCGCAGACGGCGTGCACGGTCGGGCGGGACAGGCCGGTGCGGGCCATGAGATCGGCGCCGCTGCTGCGACCGGCGTCCAGCACGACGTCCAGCACGGCCTGCGTGTTGAGCCGCCGCACCACATCGGTTCCGGACACCGGATCACCTTGACGGACCCGGGGGTAGTAACGCAAGGTGGTGAATCAATCCCACCGCTACGTCTTCGAGGAGCGCGATGAGCTCGGCAACGGCCACTTCCCCCACCACGGCGGCGCGGACGTGGTGGCGCGACGCCGTGGTCTACCAGCTCTACATCCGCAGCTTCGCCGACGGCAACGGCGACGGCCTCGGCGACGTCGCCGGGATCCGGGCGAAGCTCGGCTACCTGCGCGACCTCGGCGTCGACGCGCTGTGGATCAACCCGTGGTACCCGTCGCCGATGGCCGACGCCGGCTACGACGTGGCCGACTACCGCGCCGTCGAGCCCGCGTTCGGCACCGCCGACGAGGCCGCGGCGCTCGTCGAGGAGGCCCACGCGGCCGGGCTGCGGGTGATCCTCGACATCGTCCCCAACCACACCTCCGACGAGCACGAGTGGTTCCGCGCGGCGCTCGCGGCGGGGCCGGGGTCGCCGGAGCGGTCGCGCTACGTGTTCCGGCCGGGCCGTGGCGACGGCCCGCCCAACGACTGGCGCAGCGTCTTCGGCGGCCCGGCCTGGCAGCAGGTCCCCGACGGCGAGTGGTACCTGCACCTGTTCGACGTCAAGCAGCCCGACCTGAACTGGGAGCACCCGGAGGTCCGCGCGGAGTTCGAGTCGATCCTGCGGTTCTGGTTCGACCGCGGCGTCGACGGGTTCCGGATCGACGTCGCGCACTCGCTGGTCAAGGACCAGGCGCTGCCGGACGTCGGCCCCGACCGGCAGATGGACACCGTCGGCGACGGCGGGCACCCGTTCTGGGACCTCGACGGCGTGCACGAGGTCTACCGCGGCTGGCGGC
This sequence is a window from Pseudonocardia petroleophila. Protein-coding genes within it:
- a CDS encoding GPP34 family phosphoprotein, whose protein sequence is MKHTHLVPSVFTVLHDPVTGRAATGPRAVRAALFGAQLVSLMVAGRIAVEGDRVVVVGRRGPRHDDPVGDLVVAAVAAPGEPRGVREWAGDLGGAVHDRTAEDLVDAGVLRWEAPRRLRTAPRWPAADPVRAVRARLELEQRVADPGSFDLPGAVVLALVLAAGADDVLVTGSGFLDELVAELPAGPAAVVTALAEVPVRAMPGGGRFAGARLLVEGAVMQRRAEAPHARPGRSGLRERHDAGAALVAADRPHDAVPVLEEVVAEAVHDLGATDPDTLVAEGNLAVAYLAAGRPGSGIPLLVDTLDDRERTLGADHPLALTARDVLAAVHRTADRPAEALAHYLLVVAHRTRVLGAAHPDTLTSRLGAGLSHADDGDTRAALVVLGSALRDAQETWGPGHRTTVAIRAALAHCLDAAGRPVEARTEYDRAARDAADGLGPAHPDTAALREMLAPR
- a CDS encoding ROK family transcriptional regulator, yielding MSGTDVVRRLNTQAVLDVVLDAGRSSGADLMARTGLSRPTVHAVCDDLIERGWLVEPPRPGTARPGRPARIYAPRPGAGFVLAVDMGATSVRAAVADLGGAVAGEAAAVFAHEHVPAADRLALTRGTCRRALDAAGAAPEQLLGAVLGVPAPVDACGRASADEDYLPGLAALDLRTALAPVVPEAVVENDANLAVAAERWRGVAHGVDDVVLVLAGERLGAGVCLGGRVVRGHRGGVGEMGFLDLVDGVGGTAAIGNLVRRWGSAELGRTVRAEQVVAAAGAGDPAARAVLDAVARRIARALAVLATLLDPELLVVGGAVAAAGEVLLAPLRREVARVAARPVRLAASTLADRGVLLGAVRVALDDVRPRLLDLRPAR